A single window of Oxyura jamaicensis isolate SHBP4307 breed ruddy duck chromosome 3, BPBGC_Ojam_1.0, whole genome shotgun sequence DNA harbors:
- the CRIPT gene encoding cysteine-rich PDZ-binding protein, which produces MVCEKCERKLGTVITPDTWKDGARNTTESGGRKLNENKALTSKKARFDPYGKNKFAICRICKSSVHQPGSHYCQGCAYKKGICSMCGKKVLDTKNYKQTSV; this is translated from the exons ATGGTGTGCGAGAAGT GTGAGAGGAAGCTCGGCACCGTGATCACACCCGATACGTGGAAGGACGGGGCGAGAAACACCACAG AGAGTGGTGGCCGAAAGCTAAATGAAAACAAGGCATTGACCTCAAAGAAGGCAAG gtttgATCCTTATGGAAAGAACAAATTTGCAATATGTCGGATTTGTAAGAGTTCCGTCCATCAGCCAGGGTCTCACTATTGTCAGGGATGTGCCTATAAAAAAG GCATCTGCTCAATGTGTGGCAAGAAGGTCTTGGATACGAAGAACTACAAGCAAACCTCGGTCTAA
- the PIGF gene encoding phosphatidylinositol-glycan biosynthesis class F protein isoform X2, whose protein sequence is MRDADIRRLGAANLLCLASVVLSAVVPAFFLDGFTVLGTHLTWLCVCSVCVGTLSVILCLVLKPSLSPKRSSWANKISRFLKCCIYFFMSCILFHAIIVLYGAPLIESVTETFLFAVLLSTFTTLQCLCMLGPNIQAWIRVFSKNGATSIWENSLQITTTCSILGAWFGAFPIPLDWDRPWQ, encoded by the exons ATGAGGGATGCCGACAtcaggaggctgggggctgccaaCCTGCTCTGCCTTGCCTCCGTCGTGCTGAGCGCGGTCGTGCCAGCCTTCTTCCTGGACGGGTTCACGGTTCTGGGGACGCACCTCACGTGGCTGTGCGTTTGTTCTGTTTGCGTCGGTACCCTTAGTGTAATCTTGTGTTTAGTCCTAAAACCAAGCCTGTCTCCTAAGAGAAGCTCCTGGGCTAACAAG ATATCCAGATTTCTAAAATGCTGTATATACTTTTTCATGTCTTGCATACTATTTCATGCGATTATTGTTCTTTATGGAGCACCTCTCATAGA GTCAGTGACTGagacatttttgtttgcagttCTCCTGTCTACCTTTACTACTTTACAATGTTTATGTATGCTGGGACCAAACATACAAGCTTGGATACGGGTATTTAGTAAAAATGG AGCTACCTCCATCTGGGAAAACAGTCTACAGATTACTACAACATGCAGTATACTAGGAGCTTGGTTTGGAGCATTTCCTATTCCTCTTGATTGGGATCGACCTTGGCAG